A genomic window from Salvia miltiorrhiza cultivar Shanhuang (shh) chromosome 5, IMPLAD_Smil_shh, whole genome shotgun sequence includes:
- the LOC131025916 gene encoding uncharacterized protein LOC131025916, translating into MVQTLEAIRGGGGSVKVGTTGKISALMSREIESAKAASKAPSLCTSVAVSASDVAPRKLNSRTSINEASCSAAVNTKSGKCPEPARKTKHRTGRSHHIPMLAADNMSLDGTPIRQKPSRRSPGLVEIVDIKCGNPEKAWTNPITNRLKKLGFSKLSESFS; encoded by the coding sequence ATGGTTCAGACGTTAGAAGCCATAAGAGGTGGAGGTGGATCTGTCAAAGTAGGTACAACTGGGAAAATTAGTGCTCTGATGTCTAGAGAAATAGAATCAGCAAAGGCAGCATCTAAGGCACCTTCCCTGTGTACTTCTGTCGCTGTTTCAGCCAGTGACGTTGCTCCTAGAAAACTGAATTCTCGAACATCAATTAACGAAGCAAGCTGCAGTGCTGCAGTCAATACCAAAAGTGGTAAATGCCCTGAACCTGCAAGGAAGACAAAGCATCGCACTGGAAGAAGTCATCATATTCCAATGCTCGCAGCTGATAATATGTCGTTAGATGGAACTCCTATAAGACAAAAACCTAGTAGAAGGAGTCCTGGTCTAGTTGAAATTGTTGACATAAAATGTGGAAATCCAGAAAAAGCATGGACAAACCCGATAACAAATCGTCTAAAGAAGCTTGGGTTCTCTAAACTATCTGAAAGCTTCAGCTAA